The segment CAATATTATTTTACCATTTTGTATTTTTGACGATATCATTAGCTGTATTGGGATTATGTTTTGGGGGATTAATTATTTATAAAACTAGAAAAAAATATTCACTAGAAAAACTAGCTTTGACATTAGCTTTTTCTTTTTTTATTAGTATTATTATAATTTATAAGTTACCTTATATAAAGATTTATTTAATCTATTCACTTATAACTAGCATACCTTTTGTTATAGGAGGAATGATATTAGCATTAGTATTTCTAAAGTATAGTAGTATTAGTAATAAACTATATTTTGCAGATCTATTAGGTTCTACATTAGGAAGTGTTATTATAATACCTTTAATGGATAATTTGAGTTTTATGAGGACTTTGTTTGTTATTATTATCTTTAGCATATTTTCAGGTGTTTTATTTAGTATTAAGTTTGGAACTAAAAAAATGAAATATGTTTTAATATCATTCTTAATTTTAACAAGTACATTATTAATACAGAAGAATATTTTATTAGAATTAGAAAACAATTTTACTTCATATCTTACAAGCCCAATAACAGTCATTGAACATATTAGACAAAATAGTAATGAAGAAGTAAATATAGTATTTTCTAGTTGGGATTCTATTTCTAGAACTGATGTAATAGAGAATAATGATAGAGAAAAAATAATCATAACAGATGGGGGAGCAAGTGCTCCAATGATAAGGTTTAATGGTAACCTTGATGAAGTAAGTTATCTAAAAGAAGAGATTAATTATTTACCATTTACTATCGGTAATAATGAAGATACGTTACTGATTGGTCCAGGTGGAGGAAAAGATGTTTTACTTGCAATTTTAGGAGGTAGTAAAAATATAGATGCTGTAGAAATAAATTCTTCAATAGTGGATACTGTTAATGCTTATAAAGATTTTAATGGTGATATTTACAATTATGAGGGTGTTAATTTATTTGTTGAAGACGGTAGAACTTTTATTGAAAATACAAATAAAAAATATAATAATATTTATTTATCAATGGTAATGTCAAAAGCAATCGGTTATGGTGGCTTAAGTTTAACAGAAAATTTTTTATATACAAAAGAAGCGTTTAAAATTTATTTTGATCATTTAAAAGATGATGGCTATTTAAGCTTTATGTTTCATGGCACATTTGATATGGTAAGAGGAATAAATACTGGTATTGAAACTCTTTTGGATGCTGGTGTTAATCAAAAAGATATTTTAAAACATTTTATAGTGATTAATAATATAACAAACTCGATGATGGAAAAGCATGAAAACAGAATAAATATGCCTATTGTTATTTTTAAGAAAAAACCTTTTACAACAGAAGAAATTGAAAATATATATAATGCAGCAGTAAAGCAGGACAGAATTATTCTAAATATGCCAGGTATTAAAAATATGGATTTATATGAAGATTTGGTTTTAGGAAAATGGACACTTGAAGAAATGTACGATAAATTATATTTTAATGCAAAACCTACAATAGATAATAAACCGTTTTTTTATGATTTCAAAAAAGGTGTACCTAATATATTACAAATTCTAATCATTCTAATAAGCATAATTATAGTAGCATTATTTAGAACTTTTACTCGTAATATACGTGATTTAAGACCATTATTTTATTTTAGTGCAATAGGAATAGGATTTATGCTAATAGAAATATCTTTAATTCAGAAAAGTATATTATTATTAGGTAATCCAATACGCGCTTTTAGTTATACAGTATTTTCTCTATTATTGAGCTGTGGTATAGGTAGTTATTTTAGTAATAAGAAAATATTCAAGACTACCATTAAGCATAGAGATATAGTTTTCATTTTTATACCTATTTTGATTATATCTTTATTAATTATATTGCCTAATAGTGTAAAACTATATAAGGATTTTAAAGAAATATATAAATTATTAATATTAACAATAACTTTGTTTCCACTTGGATTTTTTATGGGAATGGCTTTTCCAAAAGGAATACTAAGATTGAAAGACAAAGAACAAGAAGAATATATACCACTTATGTTGGGTGTAAATGGAATTATGTCTGTTATGGGTTCTGTACTTTCTCTAATAATATCTATGAATTTCGGTTTTACAATAACTATGCTATTTGGAGCATTGATGTATTTATCTATATTTATATTCAAATTATTGGAATAAATAAGATAATTACTATTCAAATAAGTATTTAAGGAAGAAATAATTTATATAAAAAATAAGCTAAAAAAAGTCGAAAAAATGATAGATATGATTTTTAATGGGTAATATAAAAATATAAATAGATATATACTTGATTAAATAATAAGTATGTGTTATAATCAAAATAACCCACCCCTTATGGGGAGGGAGGCATTATGAAATAATTTATTATATAAAAGGATAAAGGAGGAGGGAAAACTGATATGAGAGAAGCAATGCTAAAAATTAATGGTATGACTTGTGCATCATGCGCAAAAGCTATTGAAAAAAGCGTAAATAAACTTAATGGGGTAGAAGCTGCTAACGTAAATTTTGCTACAGAAAAGTTAAAAGTTAAATTTGATGAATCAAAAGTTAGTATAAGTGATATAAAAAATGCGGTAAAAGATGCAGGATATAGTGCAGATGAAGAAGTAGATGTTAGAGAAGTTATAATACCAATTGGTGGTATGACTTGTGCTTCCTGTGCAAAGGCTATTGAAAAAGAAATAAACAAATTAGAAGGAGTAAAACAAGTAAGTGTAAATTTTGCTACAGAAAGAGCTAGTGTTAAATATGATCCTTATAAAACAAGGATTTCTGATATAAAAACAGCTATAAAGAAAGCTGGTTACGAAGCACTTGAGATTGAAACACAAACTGAAGATGTAGAGAAACAACGCAGAATAAAAGAAATGAATACACTTTGGAGAAAATTTGTAACATCAGCTATATTTACAGTACCACTTTTATACATAGCGATGGGACATCTAATAGGACTACCATTACCAAAAGTAATTGATCCATCTATAAATCCATTAAACTTTGTATTAGTACAGTTTTTATTAACAATTCCAATAGTTATAGCTGGTAATAAGTTTTACACAGTAGGTTTTAAAGCATTAATTAGAAAGAATCCTAACATGGATTCACTAATAGCTATTGGTACATCTGCAGCAATTTTATATGGAATATATGGTATATATGAGATTATACAAGGAAATGTACAATATGCACAAGATATATATTTTGAAACTGCAGGAGTAATTATTACACTTATATTATTAGGTAAATATTTAGAATCTGTTACAAAAGGTAAGACTTCTGAAGCGATTAAGAAATTGATGGGATTACAACCAAAGACTGCTACAGTAATACAAGATGGAAAAGAAAAAACTATACCTATAGAAGAAGTTGAAGTTGGGGACATTATCTTAGTAAAACCTGGTGAAAAGATAGCAGTTGATGGAATTGTTATAGAAGGACATACATCAGTAGATGAATCGATGCTTACTGGTGAAAGTATGCCAGTTGAAAAAAATGTCGGAGATAAGGTAATAGGTGCAACTTTAAATAAAAATGGAACAATTAAATTTAAAGCTACAAAGGTTGGTAAAGATACTGCATTGGCTCAAATAATAAAACTTGTTGAAGACGCACAAGGTTCAAAAGCTCCAATAGCGAAGTTGGCAGATGTTATTTCAGGATATTTTGTACCTATTGTAATTGTAATAGCAATTTTATCAGGTTTGGCATGGTATATATCAGGTGCAACACCTGTGTTCGCCTTAACAATTTTTATCGCAGTACTAGTTATAGCATGCCCTTGTGCACTTGGATTAGCTACACCAACAGCAATAATGGTTGGAACTGGAAAAGGCGCAGAATATGGAGTATTAATTAAAGGTGGAGAGCCATTAGAAACAGCTCATAAAATAGATACTATAGTATTTGATAAAACAGGAACTATAACAAAGGGTAAACCAGCTGTAACAGATATTATAACAATAGATGGATTTGATAAAGATGAACTATTAGTAATTGCTGCATCTGCGGAAAAAGGATCTGAGCATCCACTAGGTGAAGCAATTGTAAAAAAAGCAGAGGAAAAAGAACTACAATTGAAAAAAATAGAAAAATTCCAAGCTATACCAGGACATGGTATAGAAGTTACGATAGAAGGTAAAGACATACTTTTAGGAAATAAAAAACTAATGAATGATAGAAATATTGAAATAACTCTTCAAGAAGAGTCTGACAGACTTGCAAATGAAGGTAAGACACCAATGTTTGTTGCTATTAATAATAAACTAGTTGGTATCATAGCAGTAGCAGACGTAGTGAAGGAAAGTAGTGTAGAAGCCATTAAGAAACTTCATAGTATGGGAATAGAAGTAGCAATGATTACTGGTGATAATAGAAGAACAGCTGAAGCTATAGCTAGACAAGTAGGAATAGATATAGTTTTAGCTGAGGTTTTACCACAAGATAAGGCTAATGAAGTTAAAAAGCTTCAAGAAAAAGGTAAAAAAGTTGCAATGGTTGGAGATGGTATAAATGATGCTCCTGCATTAGCACAAGCTGACGTTGGTATTGCTATTGGTTCTGGTACAGATGTTGCTATGGAATCAGCAGACATAGTGTTGATGAAGAGTGACCTTATGGATGTAGTAACAGCTATTCAGCTAAGTAAAGCTACAATAAGAAATATAAAACAAAATTTATTCTGGGCATTTGCATACAATGCAGCAGGTATCCCAATAGCAGCAGGACTATTGTATATATTTGGAGGACCAAAACTAAATCCAATGTTTGCAGCAGCTGCTATGTCACTTAGTTCAGTTTCAGTATTATCAAATGCTTTAAGATTAAAAGGCTTTAAGCCAGCTAAAAATAAATAAATAAAAATTTAGGAGGGGTTATTATGAAAAAAACAATTGTTATTGAAGGAATGACTTGTGGACATTGCGCAGGTCGTGTAAAGAAAGAATTAGAAAATGTATGTGGAGTTAAAGTTGCTGATGTTGATGTTGCAGAGAAAAAGGCAGTAGTAGAGTTAGCACATGAAGTAGATGATTCTAAATTAGCAAAAGCAGTTGAAGAAGCAGGTTATAAAGCTGTATCAATAGAGTAATGTAGAGCTCCTATATGGAGCTCTATTAAATATAAACTAAATAGTAAATTTTAGAAAATTAGAATGAAAAATTTGGTATTATCTAATAAATCATTTTATTTATTAAAAGGAGGAAAAAAATGAATATATTACTAGCTATAGGATTTGTAGTATTGATGTTTTATATGATGAGAAGAGGTGGAGGATGTTGTGGAGGCCACTCACATGGTAGTCATACAACACATCAGCATCATAGTGAACACGACATGCATAAAGATAACCACAACAATATGCACGCATTAGATACAGCTAAAGACCCTGTATGTGGTATGTATGTTAGTAAGAGTAACTCAATAAGAAAAACTATTAATGGCCACACATATTATTTTTGTAGTAGGGAATGTGAAGAAAAATTTAGCGAAAAGAAATTATTTAACAATGTTAAATAGCATAGTACTAGTGTTATATACAATATTTCTAATTTAAAGGATGGATTTAAAAATCTATCCTTTTTTTGTTCCAAAATTATAAATATTATGTATTATAATAACTATTAGAGATATTTAAAAAAATCCATATGGAATATATACCTTTAAAGGAGAATTAAAATGAAGAGATTTAGTAAAAAAGAGATAATAGACATTATTTTTATTAGTATAAGTATTGTGATTATAACAATGCTTCATTATTCAATTATACCAGCTAGATGGGATATACACGATTTCCACAGGAGATTATTTTATATTCCCATAATAATTTCTTCATTTAAATTCAGATTAAAGGGAGGGCTATTTACATCAATAATAGTTTCTATCTTATATGGTACACCTTTAATCTTTCCAGAGATATTATCATTACAGAAAATAAATATGTCTATTTTAAATCATTTTTTAGAAATAGTTATGTTTATTTTTATAGGTACGGTTACTGGATTTTTAGTTGAAGCAGATTTCAAAAAGAAAAAGATATTAGAGATGCAGATTAGAAAATTGACCGATCTTGAAAATTTTACTCAAAATATATTAGATAGTATAACTAATGTTCTTATAGCAGTTGATAAAGATTTAAAAATACAATTGATAAATAAAGAAGGAAAAAAATTATTAGGTTTAGATGAAACATGCATAGGTAAGGGATTAGATATTTTATTTGTAGAGTATGATAAGATTGAAAAAACTTTAAAAGATGTACTGACTTTTAATAAAAAAGTGAATATTGTTACTAAATGTAATTCAAAAGATAAAACTAATATTTATGTAAAATTATTTGCTTATCCATTGCATAATATCCTAAATAGAATAGAAGGAGTAGTTATTGTACTTGAGGATATTTCGCAGATAAGGAAATTAGAAAATCAAGTGAGGAGAGCAGAAAAACTATCAGCAGTTGGACAGCTTGCATCTGGGATTGCTCATGAAATAAGGAATCCATTAGGAATTATAAAGACTATATCTCAGACTGTAGTTAAAGATATAGAAAATGCTGAAATAAAAGAGGGTCTCGAAATTATAGTTCATGAAGTAGATAGAGCTAATATGGTAATTAAAGGCTTGTTGGATTTTGCTAAGCCTAATGTAAATCAGATAAAAACTCAAAGTATAGATAAACTTATAAAAGAAGTAATCATGCTTACTAAAAAGTATGCTCAACAACATGGTGTTAAAATTATCTATACATCTAAAGTAGATATAAAGATATTAATAGATGCAGAAAAAATAAAACAAGCTTTTATAAATATTATATTCAATTCTGTACAAGCAATGCCTGAAGGAGGTTGTTTAAACATAAGTTTAAATATAAAAGATAATTGGGTTAAGGTATCATTTGAAGATAACGGGACAGGTATACAGAGAAATGAACTGGAAAAAATATTTGAACCGTTTTATACAACTAAAGATACTGGAACTGGACTTGGATTATCTATAACTCATAGAATTATTGATGAACATGGTGGATATATTGAAGTTTCTAGCAAACCAGGAATTGGTACAAAATTTGATATTTTTTTACCAACTAAATTATAAAATCTAATCTAAAAAGGCTATCTCGATCGAGATAGCCTTTTAGATTAGCCTAATATTTCTTTCATATCAGCTTCTACATTTGAAGTAGGTTTTATATTGAATTTATCAACTAATACTTGCAATACGTTTGGTGAAACGAAAGCTGGTAAAGTTGGTCCAAGATAGATATTTTTGATATTTAATGATAATAATGTAAGAAGGATACATACCGCTTTTTGTTCATACCATGATAGTATTATTGATAGAGGTAGTTCGTTTACATCACATTCAAAAGCTTCTGCAAGAGCAACTGCAATTTTTATAGCTGAATAAGCATCATTACATTGACCAACATCTAATAATCTTGGGAATTCTCCAATTGTACCAAAATCTTTTTTATTGAATCTATATTTTCCACAAGCTAATGTTAAAATTATTGTATCCTTTGGTGTTTTTTCTGCAAATTCAGTATAATAATTTCTTCCTGGTCTAGCACCATCACATCCACCTATTAAGAAGAAGTGTTTAATATCACCTTTTTTCACAGCTTCAATAATTTTGTCGGATAGACTTAATACTGTATTATGACCGAATCCTACTAAAATTTTCTTTTCTTCTTCGTCTTCTTGCCAACCTCCAAGTTCTAAAGCTTTTTCTATTAAAGGTGTAAAATCTTTTTTACCATTTACCTCTTCTATATGAGCTACATCAGGCCAACCTACTATGCTAGTAGTAAATATTCTATCTTTATAGCTATCCCTAGGTTTTTGTAAACAGTTTGTTGTCATTAATATTGCACCAGGTATATTGTCGAATTCTTTTTGTTGATCTTGCCATGCGCCACCGTAGTTACCGACTAAATGTGGATATTTTTTAAGTTCAGGATATGCATGAGCTGGTAACATTTCTCCGTGAGTATAAATATTTATACCTTTGCCTTCTGTTTGTTCAAGAAGTTCTTTTAAATCTTTTAAGTCGTGGCCAGAAACTATTATAAAAGGTCCTTTTTTCTTAGTTATTAATACCTCAGTTGGTTCAGGGTTGCCATAAGCACCAGTATTAGCGCTATCTAATAATTCCATACATTTAAAGTTAACTTGACCTAATTCCATATTTAGATTAAATAAATCGTCTATAGTCAAATTATTATCTAAAGTAGCTGCTAGTCCTTTGTAGAAGAAATTATTTACAGTTTCATCAGTTTTACCTAAAACATAAGCATGATGTGCGTAAGCAGCCATTCCTTTTAAACCGTAGATAAGTAATTCTCTAAGTGATCGAATGTCTTGATCTAAATTTTCGTCAGCCATTACTCCAACTTTCTTTGCATCATTTATCATTTCTTCTTTTGTTGAAGGTACTTTGTAACTTGCAGCTTCTGGGATAGATCCTTCAATATCTCCAGCCAATTCTTTAAGATTTTCTTTTACTTCATCAGCTTTTTTAATATATTCAACGAATCTTTCAGCATCGAAGTTAACATTAGTTAAAGTAGCAAACATTGCATCCATAACAAACTTGTTAGTTTCTTCATCAATTTTCTTACCTTTTTCTAATGCTTTCTGTCCATAATAACCTATTCCTTTTAATAAATAAACAAGTAAGTCTTGTAAGGCTGCAACTTCTGGGTCTTTACCACAAACACCTATTTTAACACAGCCTTTTCCACCTACTGTTTGTTCGCATTGAAAACAGAACATTTGTCTATCCACAATTACCCCTCCTATTATTTTTTTAGATTCTTAATTATAATTTACCCAATTATCAGAAATAATTCAGTGATTTGAATCACAAAAAGAAAAAGACTTCTATTAGCTCGACCAATAGAAGTCTTTTTAAATATAAATT is part of the Caloranaerobacter sp. TR13 genome and harbors:
- the hcp gene encoding hydroxylamine reductase, whose amino-acid sequence is MDRQMFCFQCEQTVGGKGCVKIGVCGKDPEVAALQDLLVYLLKGIGYYGQKALEKGKKIDEETNKFVMDAMFATLTNVNFDAERFVEYIKKADEVKENLKELAGDIEGSIPEAASYKVPSTKEEMINDAKKVGVMADENLDQDIRSLRELLIYGLKGMAAYAHHAYVLGKTDETVNNFFYKGLAATLDNNLTIDDLFNLNMELGQVNFKCMELLDSANTGAYGNPEPTEVLITKKKGPFIIVSGHDLKDLKELLEQTEGKGINIYTHGEMLPAHAYPELKKYPHLVGNYGGAWQDQQKEFDNIPGAILMTTNCLQKPRDSYKDRIFTTSIVGWPDVAHIEEVNGKKDFTPLIEKALELGGWQEDEEEKKILVGFGHNTVLSLSDKIIEAVKKGDIKHFFLIGGCDGARPGRNYYTEFAEKTPKDTIILTLACGKYRFNKKDFGTIGEFPRLLDVGQCNDAYSAIKIAVALAEAFECDVNELPLSIILSWYEQKAVCILLTLLSLNIKNIYLGPTLPAFVSPNVLQVLVDKFNIKPTSNVEADMKEILG
- a CDS encoding YHS domain-containing protein; protein product: MNILLAIGFVVLMFYMMRRGGGCCGGHSHGSHTTHQHHSEHDMHKDNHNNMHALDTAKDPVCGMYVSKSNSIRKTINGHTYYFCSRECEEKFSEKKLFNNVK
- a CDS encoding heavy-metal-associated domain-containing protein, whose translation is MKKTIVIEGMTCGHCAGRVKKELENVCGVKVADVDVAEKKAVVELAHEVDDSKLAKAVEEAGYKAVSIE
- a CDS encoding heavy metal translocating P-type ATPase, with product MREAMLKINGMTCASCAKAIEKSVNKLNGVEAANVNFATEKLKVKFDESKVSISDIKNAVKDAGYSADEEVDVREVIIPIGGMTCASCAKAIEKEINKLEGVKQVSVNFATERASVKYDPYKTRISDIKTAIKKAGYEALEIETQTEDVEKQRRIKEMNTLWRKFVTSAIFTVPLLYIAMGHLIGLPLPKVIDPSINPLNFVLVQFLLTIPIVIAGNKFYTVGFKALIRKNPNMDSLIAIGTSAAILYGIYGIYEIIQGNVQYAQDIYFETAGVIITLILLGKYLESVTKGKTSEAIKKLMGLQPKTATVIQDGKEKTIPIEEVEVGDIILVKPGEKIAVDGIVIEGHTSVDESMLTGESMPVEKNVGDKVIGATLNKNGTIKFKATKVGKDTALAQIIKLVEDAQGSKAPIAKLADVISGYFVPIVIVIAILSGLAWYISGATPVFALTIFIAVLVIACPCALGLATPTAIMVGTGKGAEYGVLIKGGEPLETAHKIDTIVFDKTGTITKGKPAVTDIITIDGFDKDELLVIAASAEKGSEHPLGEAIVKKAEEKELQLKKIEKFQAIPGHGIEVTIEGKDILLGNKKLMNDRNIEITLQEESDRLANEGKTPMFVAINNKLVGIIAVADVVKESSVEAIKKLHSMGIEVAMITGDNRRTAEAIARQVGIDIVLAEVLPQDKANEVKKLQEKGKKVAMVGDGINDAPALAQADVGIAIGSGTDVAMESADIVLMKSDLMDVVTAIQLSKATIRNIKQNLFWAFAYNAAGIPIAAGLLYIFGGPKLNPMFAAAAMSLSSVSVLSNALRLKGFKPAKNK
- a CDS encoding nitrogen regulation protein NR(II), with translation MKRFSKKEIIDIIFISISIVIITMLHYSIIPARWDIHDFHRRLFYIPIIISSFKFRLKGGLFTSIIVSILYGTPLIFPEILSLQKINMSILNHFLEIVMFIFIGTVTGFLVEADFKKKKILEMQIRKLTDLENFTQNILDSITNVLIAVDKDLKIQLINKEGKKLLGLDETCIGKGLDILFVEYDKIEKTLKDVLTFNKKVNIVTKCNSKDKTNIYVKLFAYPLHNILNRIEGVVIVLEDISQIRKLENQVRRAEKLSAVGQLASGIAHEIRNPLGIIKTISQTVVKDIENAEIKEGLEIIVHEVDRANMVIKGLLDFAKPNVNQIKTQSIDKLIKEVIMLTKKYAQQHGVKIIYTSKVDIKILIDAEKIKQAFINIIFNSVQAMPEGGCLNISLNIKDNWVKVSFEDNGTGIQRNELEKIFEPFYTTKDTGTGLGLSITHRIIDEHGGYIEVSSKPGIGTKFDIFLPTKL